In a single window of the Botrytis cinerea B05.10 chromosome 10, complete sequence genome:
- the Bcsmc1 gene encoding Bcsmc1, with translation MGKLIRLELFNFKSYKGHHVLLFGDSYFTSIIGPNGSGKSNSMDAISFVLGIKSSHLRSAQLRDLVYRGRVLKTSKINDDGSAVDPTANGLANGDGEGSDEESQSQKPARNDPKSAWVMAVYEDDQGEEQKWKRSITNQGASEYRINDRVVTAQAYNDALESENILIKARNFLVFQGDVEAIASQSPKDLTRLIEQISGSLEYKAEYERLQDEAEKAADEQNYSLHRRRGINSEIKQYQEQKKEAEAFQKKAVEKDDAIIEHILWKLYHFQRVMDESSASIQEHQENLKEYRRGVEKYQNNLDAARAEQAKVSKDASRIERNIKRKEKELEEKEVELVPFDEKIKTVTSQIEMLRRKSAFIATERDDKSGKIAKLKKDLALVEKAQKQFEVQWQETLKNQGKQLSDDDFKEYQKLKSEVVKKTSEDQAKLDNLVRQLKTDEVTANSLKGKMEAAQASVEKLQSELDTSMRRRDNLKESISETIRDRNAKREEHNSLRSERVRHNQLKTDLEEKLQEILKQIKEGEYGRREGEKERRVKETITEMKRIFPGVKGRIGDLCKPKQKKFEEAVSTALGRDFDSIVVDTEKTGTECVQWLKDRKKSPMTFIPLDNIKVNATNSSLKGLAKARLTIDTIDFDSSVERAMSYACGSSIVCDDIATAKDICYRKKLQVKAVTLDGVMIAKAGNITGGRVPEGRGNKRAFGDAEMDKLRALEEKYTREIRALDANKKRTGEEEQLTNAINNLHQKVTYEQNELVEFEKNIASEQKKLNHEQRQLEDVEPKYEEKSAELEKSRRKVEEFQRAIAKVADKIFSNFCKRTEYSNIRDYEAQQGSLEQEALEKKNEFEKQKQTLKSQVAWEENHLLEIKTRLASLENNIEKFESDIEEYEAGKEKLAQAMDEDQAAVTELEDALQKQKEKLAAKTDKVNVARHDLQKASKGIDERTKSITTLETVAQRTSANRYALLRRCKMEQIAVPLAAGSKSLDSLPANESLQQEDPDAMDVDEGDQAPEEIINDYGIDVDFDGLSDDLKNPDDEDVEEQLQEKISTLNSELEKLNPNMRAIERLDVVETRLRDTDKDFNAARDAAKATRDAFNEIKEKRYDRFNKAFAHISDQITHVYKDLTRSATFPLGGQAYLDIEDSDAPYLSGIKYHAMPPLKRFRDMEHLSGGEKTMAALALLFAVHSYQPSPFFVLDEVDAALDNANVEKIRNYIKEHAGPGMQFIVISLKTGLFQGSESLVGVFRDQEVNSSKTLTLDLRKYA, from the exons ATGGGAAAACTCATACGCCTCGAGCTTTTTA ATTTCAAGTCGTATAAGGGGCACCATGTTCTCTTGTTTGGAGACTCGTATTTTACCTCCATCATCGGTCCAAATGGTTCGGGAAAATCGAATTC CATGGACGCGATCTCTTTTGTTCTAGGCATCAAGTCGTCTCATTTACGGTCTGCACAGTTGCGAGATCTCGTATATCGCGGAAGAGTATTGAAAACCTCAAAAATCAACGATGATGGATCCGCGGTTGACCCAACTGCCAATGGGCTCGCaaatggggatggggaaggTTCGGATGAGGAATCACAATCTCAGAAACCGGCGCGCAACGATCCCAAGAGTGCATGGGTTATGGCTGTTTACGAAGATGATCAAGGCGAGGAACAGAAATGGAAGCGTTCAATCACAAACCAAGGGGCCAGTGAATATCGCATCAACGATCGCGTCGTCACCGCACAAGCATACAATGATGCCCTTGAATCCgagaatatattgatcaaAGCTCGAAACTTTTTGGTGTTCCAAGGCGATGTTGAAGCCATTGCGTCGCAATCACCAAAGGATTTGACCCGACTCATCGAACAAATATCTGGCAGTCTGGAATACAAAGCAGAATATGAAAGATTGCAAGATGAGGCGGAGAAGGCAGCAGATGAGCAAAATTACAGCCTCCATCGCAGACGTGGCATTAACTCCGAGATCAAGCAGTATCaagagcaaaagaaagaggctGAGGCCTTCCAGAAAAAGGCAGTGGAAAAGGATGACGCTATCATTGAGCACATCTTATGGAAATTGTACCACTTTCAAAGAGTGATGGACGAGTCGAGCGCTAGCATTCAAGAACACCAGGAAAACCTAAAGGAGTACCGCCGAGGCGTGGAAAAGTATCAGAATAATTTAGATGCGGCTAGAGCGGAACAGGCTAAAGTTAGCAAAGATGCCAGCCGGATAGAACGAAACATCAAGCGGAAGGAAAAGGAACTcgaggagaaggaagttgAGTTAGTACCATTTGATGAAAAAATCAAGACTGTCACATCTCAAATCGAAATGTTAAGAAGGAAGTCGGCCTTCATAGCAACAGAGCGGGACGACAAGTCCGGGAAAATTGCGAAACTTAAAAAAGATCTCGCGTTAGTTGAGAAGGCACAGAAACAATTCGAGGTCCAGTGGCAGGAAACTCTCAAAAATCAGGGAAAGCAATTAAGTGACGATGATTTCAAAGAGTACCAGAAGCTCAAGTCCGAAGTTGTCAAGAAGACATCCGAGGATCAAGCTAAGCTAGACAATCTGGTCCGCCAATTGAAAACAGACGAAGTAACCGCGAACAGTTTGAAAGGTAAAATGGAGGCCGCGCAGGCTTCGGTGGAAAAGCTTCAAAGTGAGTTGGACACCAGCATGAGACGCAGAGACAACCTTAAGGAGTCGATTTCCGAGACAATCAGGGACAGAAACGCCAAGAGAGAGGAGCATAACTCTCTCAGGTCAGAACGCGTTCGACACAACCAATTAAAGACTGACCTCGAAGAGAAACTTCAAGAGAttctcaaacaaatcaaagagGGCGAATACGGTCGAAGAGAGGgcgaaaaagagagaagagtcAAAGAAACCATAACCGAAATGAAGCGAATTTTCCCAGGCGTTAAAGGACGCATCGGCGACCTTTGTAAGCCTAAGCAGAAGAAATTCGAAGAAGCTGTAAGCACAGCTCTTGGTCGAGACTTTGACTCCATTGTTGTTGATACGGAGAAGACTGGTACTGAGTGTGTGCAATGGTTGAAAGATCGCAAAAAGTCCCCTATGACTTTTATCCCTTTGGACAATATCAAGGTCAACGCAACAAACTCTTCGTTGAAAGGACTGGCCAAGGCCCGCCTGACTATCGATACGATTGATTTTGACTCCTCTGTCGAAAGAGCTATGTCTTACGCATGCGGAAGCTCGATTGTCTGTGATGATATTGCAACAGCCAAAGACATATGTTATCGAAAAAAGCTCCAAGTCAAAGCAGTAACTCTAGATGGTGTCATGATCGCCAAAGCTGGTAATATCACTGGTGGACGTGTTCCCGAAGGGCGTGGCAACAAGCGAGCTTTCGGTGATGCTGAAATGGATAAGCTCAGGGCTCTTGAAGAGAAATATACTCGCGAGATCAGGGCACTAGATGCTAACAAAAAGAGAACGGGCGAGGAGGAACAATTGACGAACGCCATCAACAATCTACACCAGAAGGTCACTTATGAGCAGAATGAATTGGtcgaatttgaaaagaacATTGCCAGTGAACAAAAGAAGCTAAACCATGAACAACGCCAGTTAGAAGATGTGGAGCCCAAGTACGAAGAAAAGAGTGCAGAACTTGAAAAGTCTCGGCGAAAGGTGGAAGAATTTCAACGGGCTATCGCGAAAGTTGCGGACAAgatcttctccaattttTGCAAGAGAACTGAATACTCAAATATTAGAGATTATGAGGCACAGCAAGGTAGTCTTGAGCAAGAggctttggagaagaagaacgaaTTCGAGAAGCAAAAACAAACGTTGAAAAGTCAGGTGGCTTGGGAAGAAAATCACCTATTGGAAATTAAGACCCGCCTAGCTAGCCTTGAGAACAACATTGAGAAGTTTGAATCCGACATTGAGGAATATGAggcaggaaaagaaaaacttgCGCAGGCGATGGATGAAGATCAAGCAGCTGTGACTGAGTTGGAGGATGCCCTtcagaaacaaaaagaaaaacttgCGGCAAAAACTGACAAAGTAAATGTCGCAAGGCACGACCTACAAAAAGCGAGCAAGGGGATTGATGAGCGTACAAAATCCATCACGACTCTTGAGACGGTAGCTCAGCGAACCAGCGCGAATCGATATGCTTTGTTACGACGCTGCAAGATGGAACAAATAGCTGTACCATTGGCTGCGGGTTCAAAATCTTTAGATAGTCTCCCTGCGAACGAAAGCTTGCAGCAAGAGGATCCCGACGCcatggatgttgatgaaggCGACCAGGCACCCGAGGAAATTATCAACGATTACGGCATAGATGTGGATTTCGATGGGCTTTCGGATGACTTAAAAAAT cccgatgatgaagatgttgaggagCAACTGCAAGAAAAGATCTCTACCCTAAATTCAGAACTTGAGAAACTCAACCCTAACATGCGAGCGATTGAGCGACTGGATGTTGTCGAGACGCGTCTCAGAGATACTGACAAGGACTTCAATGCCGCTCGTGATGCTGCAAAAGCTACTCGTGATGCATTTAACGAGATAAAGGAGAAACGATATGATCGCTTCAATAAAGCTTTCGCACATATATCCGATCAAATCACTCATGTGTACAAAGATCTTACACGCTCAGCCACTTTCCCTCTCGGCGGTCAGGCatatcttgatattgaagatagCGACGCCCCGTATCTCTCTGGTATCAAATACCACGCCATGCCACCACTCAAACGTTTCCGTGATATGGAGCATCTATCTGGTGGTGAGAAAACTATGGCAGCCTTAGCTTTATTGTTCGCAGTTCATAGTTATCAACCTTCTCCATTTTTCGTTTTGGATGAAGTCGATGCTGCTCTTGACAATGCGAACGTGgaaaaaatcagaaattaTATCAAGGAGCATGCGGGACCTGGAATGCAATTCATCGTCATTAGTCTGAAGACTGGACTGTTTCAAGGAAGTGAGAGTTTGGTCGGCGTTTTCAGAGATCAGGAAGTTAATAGTTCGAAAACTTTGACGCTTGAT CTGCGCAAGTATGCATGA